Proteins encoded together in one Shewanella oneidensis MR-1 window:
- a CDS encoding sigma-54-dependent Fis family transcriptional regulator, whose product MTAKPHFPTIQPWLADSWQRSIGAGLSEFHAADDLRLSHADLKHKHEQYQQLIELVQSHALPLFNQLMAQSNSRLLLSDADGYVLKHWGVSRYSSKLADVALDIGVNWLEQYKGTNAIGTALMAKQAVSVVGEQHFIRQNRFMSCTACPIFSPQGEMLGVLDITSEQQRHSQQTLMLVSSLAQQVETALLCHLPDSHYRIDLAAEPSLLSSGWQGIVIADSEGRIVGCNPMAKQLLSQAKLGDSLELHLGDSWTRAGGFHRDLALHLHTQALGVTQTKSAKTIQDKPQSQLGVRFRDPLLERAWQQANKVITKQIPLLVLGETGVGKEQFVKKLHAQSSRRAQPLVAVNCAALPAELVESELFGYQAGAFTGANRSGFIGKIRQAHGGFLFLDEIGEMPQAAQSRLLRVLQEREVVPVGSNQSVKVDIQIIAATHMDLESLVAQGLFRQDLFYRLNGLQVRLPALRERQDIERIIHKLHRRHRSGPQTLCTELLGQLMRYDWPGNLRELDNLMQVACLMAEDDEVLARAHLPEHLAKKLVNKPLAVYERQHVENPQNPRDKDDIGRHSADSLHGAINQNVLQAYRACEGNVSQCAKRLGISRNALYRKLKQLGIKD is encoded by the coding sequence ATGACAGCAAAACCGCATTTTCCAACAATACAACCATGGCTAGCCGATTCGTGGCAACGCAGTATCGGCGCAGGCTTGTCGGAGTTTCATGCCGCCGATGATCTTAGGCTCTCTCATGCAGACCTAAAGCATAAACATGAGCAATATCAACAGCTCATCGAGCTGGTGCAATCCCATGCTTTACCTTTATTTAACCAACTCATGGCGCAATCCAATAGCCGGTTATTGCTCTCCGATGCTGACGGTTATGTGCTGAAACATTGGGGCGTGAGTCGTTATTCCAGTAAGTTAGCGGATGTGGCGCTTGATATTGGGGTTAACTGGCTTGAACAGTATAAAGGCACCAATGCCATTGGCACGGCGCTCATGGCTAAGCAAGCGGTCTCAGTGGTTGGAGAGCAGCATTTTATCCGCCAAAATCGTTTTATGAGTTGTACTGCTTGCCCGATTTTTTCGCCCCAAGGCGAGATGCTCGGGGTACTCGATATCACCAGTGAGCAACAGCGGCATTCACAACAGACCTTAATGTTAGTGTCGAGTTTGGCGCAGCAGGTTGAGACGGCGTTGTTGTGCCATTTGCCCGATAGTCACTATCGGATTGATTTAGCGGCCGAGCCAAGTTTATTAAGTTCTGGCTGGCAAGGCATAGTGATTGCCGACAGCGAGGGGCGAATTGTGGGTTGTAATCCCATGGCAAAACAATTGCTGAGTCAAGCCAAGCTGGGCGATAGCCTAGAGCTGCATTTGGGGGATAGCTGGACGCGTGCCGGGGGCTTCCATCGGGATTTGGCCCTACATTTACACACCCAGGCGTTGGGTGTTACGCAGACCAAAAGTGCGAAGACGATTCAAGATAAGCCGCAGAGTCAATTGGGGGTAAGGTTTCGCGATCCTTTACTTGAGCGGGCTTGGCAGCAGGCGAATAAGGTCATCACTAAACAAATCCCTTTGCTGGTGCTCGGTGAAACTGGGGTGGGTAAAGAGCAATTTGTCAAAAAGCTCCATGCCCAGAGCTCGCGCCGCGCGCAGCCTCTAGTGGCGGTGAATTGCGCCGCGCTACCAGCCGAGTTAGTTGAGTCGGAGTTATTTGGTTATCAGGCGGGCGCTTTTACTGGGGCGAATCGTAGTGGCTTTATCGGTAAGATCCGCCAAGCCCATGGTGGCTTTTTGTTCCTCGATGAAATTGGCGAGATGCCGCAGGCGGCACAGAGCCGATTGCTGAGGGTGTTGCAGGAGCGTGAAGTGGTTCCCGTCGGCAGTAATCAAAGCGTTAAGGTCGATATTCAGATCATCGCCGCGACCCATATGGATTTAGAGTCGCTGGTGGCCCAAGGGCTGTTTCGTCAGGATTTGTTTTATCGTTTGAATGGATTGCAAGTGCGATTGCCTGCACTACGTGAGCGGCAGGATATTGAGCGTATTATCCATAAATTGCATCGGCGCCACCGCAGCGGTCCACAAACCTTATGCACTGAGTTATTGGGGCAACTGATGCGTTACGATTGGCCGGGTAATCTGCGAGAGTTAGATAATTTGATGCAGGTGGCTTGTTTGATGGCCGAGGACGATGAGGTGTTAGCGAGAGCGCATTTGCCCGAACATTTAGCCAAAAAGTTAGTCAATAAGCCGCTTGCGGTTTATGAGAGACAACATGTTGAAAATCCGCAAAATCCCCGCGATAAGGATGATATCGGTCGTCACTCGGCCGACTCGCTCCACGGAGCGATAAATCAGAATGTGCTGCAAGCTTACCGAGCCTGCGAAGGCAATGTCAGCCAATGTGCTAAGCGTTTAGGTATTAGCCGTAATGCCTTGTATCGCAAATTAAAGCAGCTTGGGATTAAAGATTAA
- a CDS encoding aldehyde dehydrogenase family protein, with translation MIYAQPGTAGALVNFKEKYANFIGGKWVAPVNGKYFDNRSPVNGQNFCKIPRSDAQDIELALDAAHAAKDAWGKTSVTERSNILLRIADRVEQNLEYLAVAETWENGKAVRETLNADLPLFVDHFRYFAGCIRAQEGSAADIDGNTVSYHFPEPLGVVGQIIPWNFPLLMAAWKIAPALAAGNCVVLKPAEQTPVSILVLLELIEDLLPPGVLNVVNGFGAEAGQALATSKRIAKLAFTGSTEVGFHILKCAAESLIPSTVELGGKSPNLYFADVMDQEDEYLDKAVEGMLLAFFNQGEVCTCPSRVLIQESIYDRFIEKVLARAQTIKQGNPLDTATQVGAQASQEQFDKILSYLAIGKDEGAQVLLGGSLCQLEGEQSKGYYISPTIMKGHNKMRIFQEEIFGPVISVTTFKDEAEALAIANDTEYGLGAGVWTRDMNRAQRMGRGIQAGRVWINCYHAYPAHAAFGGYKKSGIGRETHKMMLNHYQNTKNLLVSYDINPLGFF, from the coding sequence ATGATTTATGCTCAACCCGGAACCGCAGGTGCACTCGTAAATTTTAAAGAAAAATACGCCAACTTTATCGGTGGCAAATGGGTCGCCCCAGTCAACGGCAAATACTTCGATAATCGCTCCCCCGTCAACGGGCAAAACTTCTGTAAAATTCCCCGCTCCGATGCACAAGATATTGAACTGGCACTCGATGCTGCCCACGCAGCCAAAGACGCTTGGGGCAAAACCTCGGTTACCGAGCGCTCAAATATACTGCTGCGCATCGCCGATCGCGTTGAGCAAAATCTCGAGTACTTAGCGGTTGCCGAAACCTGGGAAAACGGCAAAGCCGTGCGTGAAACTCTCAATGCCGACTTACCATTATTTGTGGATCATTTCCGCTATTTCGCTGGCTGTATTCGAGCGCAGGAAGGTAGCGCCGCGGATATTGATGGCAACACTGTGAGTTATCACTTTCCTGAGCCTTTAGGTGTGGTCGGGCAAATCATCCCGTGGAACTTCCCGCTATTAATGGCAGCATGGAAAATCGCCCCCGCCTTAGCCGCAGGTAACTGTGTGGTGCTCAAACCCGCCGAGCAAACGCCCGTATCTATTCTTGTGCTGCTCGAACTGATTGAAGATCTGCTGCCGCCCGGCGTACTTAACGTCGTCAACGGTTTTGGCGCCGAAGCGGGCCAAGCCCTCGCCACCAGCAAACGTATCGCTAAACTGGCCTTTACTGGCTCCACCGAAGTGGGTTTTCACATCTTAAAATGCGCCGCCGAATCGCTTATCCCCTCTACCGTCGAACTCGGCGGTAAATCGCCAAACCTGTATTTTGCCGATGTGATGGATCAAGAAGACGAATACTTAGATAAGGCCGTCGAAGGCATGTTGCTAGCTTTCTTCAACCAAGGTGAAGTCTGTACTTGCCCATCACGGGTGCTGATCCAAGAATCGATTTACGATCGCTTTATCGAAAAAGTCCTCGCCCGTGCGCAAACGATCAAGCAGGGTAACCCGCTGGATACCGCAACCCAAGTCGGCGCTCAAGCCTCCCAAGAACAATTCGATAAAATCTTAAGCTATCTCGCAATTGGTAAAGATGAAGGCGCACAGGTGCTCTTAGGTGGCTCACTCTGCCAACTCGAAGGCGAGCAAAGCAAAGGCTATTACATCAGCCCAACGATTATGAAGGGCCATAATAAGATGCGGATTTTCCAAGAGGAAATCTTCGGTCCGGTTATTTCGGTCACCACCTTTAAGGATGAAGCCGAAGCTTTAGCGATCGCCAACGACACTGAATATGGCCTAGGCGCAGGTGTGTGGACGCGGGATATGAACCGCGCCCAACGTATGGGCAGAGGTATTCAGGCTGGTCGTGTTTGGATTAACTGCTACCATGCTTATCCTGCCCATGCGGCCTTTGGCGGTTATAAGAAGTCAGGCATCGGCCGTGAAACCCACAAGATGATGCTCAATCACTACCAAAACACCAAAAACCTGTTGGTCAGCTACGATATCAATCCGCTCGGTTTCTTCTAA